The Malus domestica chromosome 13, GDT2T_hap1 genome includes a window with the following:
- the LOC139190896 gene encoding uncharacterized protein has product MGGCFSCRPKVELQNVKVVHLNGYVEDFEHPISVGQVTGKPTKHFVCTPSQLLSTGSKPLKHDTLLQPGQVYFLLPYSALRSDASPLDLASIARKLTSAAAKSSRKQSPSAPQSPAAYSSSMSGQFCPSPMWSSSSSPGRSPGRSPGRFVEQENLSMMVDYGSQRSSRRSWKPLLDTITERSLNKMTESDVQERHVEVLVK; this is encoded by the coding sequence atGGGTGGTTGCTTTTCTTGCAGACCAAAAGTTGAACTCCAGAATGTGAAGGTGGTGCATCTGAATGGGTATGTGGAGGATTTTGAGCACCCAATCTCAGTAGGGCAAGTGACAGGGAAGCCCACAAAGCACTTTGTATGCACTCCATCGCAGCTCCTCTCAACTGGGTCCAAGCCATTGAAACATGACACCCTCCTCCAACCAGGGCAGGTCTACTTCCTCCTTCCCTACTCTGCATTGCGGAGCGATGCTTCTCCTCTCGACTTGGCTTCCATAGCCAGAAAACTCACTTCTGCAGCAGCAAAGAGCAGCAGGAAGCAGTCTCCGTCTGCCCCTCAGTCTCCTGCGGCCTATTCTTCAAGCATGAGCGGCCAGTTTTGCCCAAGCCCTATGTGGAGCTCTTCGTCGTCGCCGGGGAGGAGTCCAGGGAGGAGTCCGGGAAGGTTTGTGGAGCAGGAGAATTTGAGTATGATGGTGGATTATGGCTCTCAGAGATCGTCGCGTCGTTCGTGGAAGCCGCTGTTGGATACGATAACGGAGAGATCGTTGAACAAGATGACTGAGTCTGATGTGCAGGAGAGGCATGTGGAGGTGCTTGTGAAGTAG